From the genome of Synergistes jonesii, one region includes:
- a CDS encoding type II toxin-antitoxin system RelB/DinJ family antitoxin, translating into MGQTTLSVRMDSEVKKEFDAFCAEAGMNSSVAINLFARKVVREWRIPFEISAPRPNAETKAAMDELLSGGGTRCKDIAEMYKSMGIER; encoded by the coding sequence ATGGGCCAAACTACTTTGAGCGTCCGTATGGACAGCGAGGTGAAGAAGGAGTTCGACGCTTTTTGCGCGGAGGCGGGGATGAATTCTTCTGTTGCTATAAATCTGTTTGCGCGCAAGGTGGTGCGCGAATGGCGTATTCCGTTCGAGATTTCCGCCCCCAGGCCGAACGCCGAGACTAAGGCGGCGATGGATGAACTTTTATCGGGCGGCGGCACTCGCTGCAAGGATATTGCCGAGATGTACAAGAGCATGGGCATCGAACGATGA
- a CDS encoding LPD3 domain-containing protein encodes MSEALSTPAQGSDFFPRRDSVYFPQRGGAGLEADDYLFLSYPNKKEAITRARVKGYSDEAILKRLVLYERDLLLRKQPAEVNSSFGRTNDTEKRRRAFIQENRIGAISKVTRLDPKEVSIRIKEAEAVGVNPEAFFADEDFYRLAKSSGVIGERMGAIDSIKAGVRLGNLEKEYSELYVRNLFAPDKGTEERLNELRGEMSKLNNHAYDPFINKGLRGAAQNATRWVSNKDLMAMGLGAAAGGGLVLAQAPMLSAMGIEASAGMAAKSALATGVAAGKASFFTRMYLMESAGLHEELKAAEVPDSIAVPAAAIYGGIAAAIESGQAIAAMTPVGLVGGGLLKKFYGAGKDKIKSLVVGLAANPKVAGLMETELTRAAKSFTVKSAAKQGGLSYAKKVGFETLEEMHQRAWEILIGEAAKMINDPQYKHMTISEAVDDVARTGLEALPTMVFLPLPGEAVGTARNMNAARRFQNTAAVRRAKSADGRVTEGGNPAAEKDLVFLGQDAVDAFFQENPDVAEKVSAALGITEGSVIDELGEVAVKKEDYEKAAAEYPDFSKSIAMDVREGAAGVTPREAAEKIRAKLSDPLEGDDDYAKEAVEIRRSLISELSAAGQDDELGEANADLYSRYLYTLGKRLGVSPKELHRLSVEKAEDGGAIPLYNQPVPQADTVRTEAFKAWFGDWENDTENASRILDSNGEPLAAYRGDAAGMTSFGSAQGNYFISDKDTAEGYAGKKGSLYPVYLNIRNPFVFSEENVASLKEALSARFDDWFDMDDSELAHDGDFQRLRELYAAFRNDEGSVVRDLYNDFLPQMDESMDDEEARDLMGRSLHDFYAFEARQLDFRDMDILNPYLRMLGFDGVIRPYDPLATDGGKSEYITFSPEQVKSVENTGTFDANNENIFYQPINEGVDVNEIVRGVVVRPKLSFEEAKQVKGNRGKKAFAKGLTGVYRNEDTGWDISLSVGNVSHAVNSALTGPFDFERMINVLEGLPEIIRRAKLIETHKDRHKDSQVKNIHRMYTSVRLVEDASPTYTVKLTVKEMDDGYAAEVEGIYRAYDAKVEKEEASDVKRGLLPHDEAPIRNTPDTYEITIGEMLSGVKDNDGNVYLQHGKGARGGITFNRKTGEALVTLFRTADRSTFIHEMGHLILEDLIRYGYNADPDTEISRDLRTVLDYLGISNMDLSDLGNLNDEQKARFTEAHEKWARAMELYVMDGEAPSKALRPVFQKMRMWLLDIYTNAKFAGEELTPEVQDVFDRLLSTPQEIDEVYASETTVGELIRENELLKERLDALEKEAKQEAKNKFRLGEALGYDRGKSEGERNARFKRPGFDYRTKSRREAMFERFEKRRALLKDVENLLETINRDVNDEEVIWSTQQEMLKKLTEARQIVDLNDTELDKKRPNRRRRKSKFVAVYPTQKMKMAASLMEAIKKDLGFDYKDINPSDAPFVKLIEKLDAAGMTLNDLRLSDAKLSEIAELAKEIGEIHARGRREYKVWRAGIVERRQTVNSELISALEKTRGRRKRGPVARSSNLSKQYDGVAGKAEKLKDWTYANTLGAIRLFDWIGHGLGKFDSAFSKYCVDEVNAAYDEKLTRLHERHAAMNAKMKELGITLHALSKERVVGGYKYSVDQLLSIYTAMQNEKSRQALVFGNMRDLIPDSWFLDNAKKHDGQLPAEALAHIGECAKALTPQERELADYVIQEYDSHYERLNDIFIANFNRGMIREERYTPMRRLEYTSKHGLVDAGEEAYAKGVAAQAGARKAGLEMGFLNPRVIPGKEISEKHQAPVELGLLSIWNEQIDAMEHTAAFARIGPDLHAVFTENFEDAVGRSYNIPKLIREKFGSGAWKAVEDYINLVNQDSLTAGKNVFDRAANAMGKNMAYTYLAANVGTVLKQTTSIPRFLITAGPAQVGCAIGEYMLNPGRFLEEVYALDPQMRNRVPNAFFSINQYDPTLMGDMRYGYKKTMDALIAPVSYMDRAVAAIGWKATYNSNIKRGLSHDQAVRAAQRAVLLTQQAPMIKDAPMIWRQSGLARLLMIFTSDAAPVLGMTVYDLAQSIKRGDHPASLCNVVALMTSAVLMKALVDGMPDDDDDESWGEWVLSAFSRQALESIPLVGKELMSFWESFSGSGYKGTTYSAFVAPLSKLARGYDDMTAEDADEVSPYTGMSKFERGAWNAIEGISLLTTPLPVVGARRLYQATQSAADGDLLRALQTIIGQRKKIKRYVTPPVF; translated from the coding sequence ATGAGCGAGGCACTTTCCACACCGGCGCAAGGTTCGGACTTTTTCCCAAGACGCGATTCGGTCTATTTTCCACAACGCGGGGGGGCGGGGCTGGAGGCCGACGATTATCTATTTCTATCCTACCCAAATAAGAAAGAGGCGATAACGAGGGCCCGCGTCAAGGGTTATTCCGACGAAGCCATTCTTAAGCGGCTGGTGTTGTACGAGCGAGATCTGCTGCTGCGTAAACAGCCGGCGGAGGTCAATTCTTCGTTCGGGCGCACGAACGACACCGAAAAGAGACGCAGGGCCTTTATCCAAGAGAACCGCATCGGCGCGATCTCGAAGGTGACGCGGCTTGATCCTAAAGAGGTCTCTATCCGCATCAAGGAGGCCGAGGCGGTGGGCGTGAATCCCGAAGCTTTTTTCGCCGACGAGGATTTTTACCGCCTGGCGAAGTCGAGCGGCGTGATCGGGGAACGTATGGGGGCCATAGACAGCATAAAGGCCGGGGTGCGCCTCGGCAACCTCGAAAAAGAGTATTCCGAGCTTTACGTCAGGAATCTTTTCGCCCCGGACAAAGGAACGGAAGAACGTCTCAACGAACTTCGCGGCGAAATGTCCAAGCTCAATAATCACGCCTACGACCCCTTTATAAACAAGGGGCTGCGCGGCGCGGCGCAAAACGCAACCAGGTGGGTTTCCAACAAGGACCTTATGGCCATGGGGCTCGGCGCGGCGGCCGGAGGCGGTTTGGTCCTGGCCCAGGCTCCCATGCTGTCCGCAATGGGCATAGAGGCGTCGGCCGGCATGGCGGCCAAGTCGGCGCTCGCCACAGGCGTCGCCGCAGGAAAGGCCTCTTTTTTCACTCGTATGTACCTGATGGAGAGCGCGGGGCTCCATGAAGAGCTGAAGGCCGCCGAGGTGCCCGATTCGATCGCAGTACCGGCCGCCGCTATATACGGCGGCATAGCGGCCGCTATTGAATCAGGTCAGGCGATAGCGGCTATGACTCCCGTAGGCCTTGTCGGAGGGGGGCTTTTAAAGAAGTTCTACGGCGCCGGCAAGGATAAGATAAAGTCCCTGGTGGTGGGGTTGGCGGCCAACCCTAAGGTCGCCGGGCTTATGGAGACGGAGCTCACAAGGGCGGCTAAGTCGTTTACCGTAAAATCCGCCGCCAAACAGGGAGGGCTCTCTTACGCCAAGAAGGTCGGCTTCGAGACTCTCGAAGAGATGCATCAGAGGGCCTGGGAAATTTTGATCGGCGAGGCCGCCAAGATGATAAACGACCCGCAATACAAGCATATGACGATATCGGAGGCCGTAGACGACGTCGCGCGCACGGGGCTCGAAGCGCTGCCTACAATGGTATTTCTGCCGCTGCCAGGGGAGGCCGTCGGGACGGCCCGAAATATGAACGCCGCAAGAAGATTCCAGAATACGGCCGCCGTAAGAAGGGCGAAGTCGGCGGACGGCAGAGTCACGGAGGGCGGAAATCCAGCTGCGGAGAAAGACCTTGTGTTTCTCGGGCAGGACGCGGTCGACGCTTTCTTTCAGGAAAATCCGGATGTCGCGGAAAAGGTCTCGGCTGCGCTCGGAATTACCGAAGGAAGCGTCATCGACGAGCTCGGTGAAGTCGCCGTCAAGAAGGAAGACTATGAAAAGGCCGCGGCGGAATATCCCGATTTTTCGAAATCCATCGCCATGGACGTCCGCGAAGGCGCCGCCGGCGTGACGCCGCGCGAGGCGGCGGAGAAAATAAGGGCGAAGCTGAGCGATCCGCTCGAAGGGGACGACGATTACGCGAAAGAAGCGGTTGAAATCCGGCGATCCCTCATTTCCGAGCTGTCCGCGGCCGGGCAGGACGACGAACTTGGCGAGGCAAACGCTGATCTTTACAGCCGTTATCTTTACACGTTGGGGAAGCGGTTGGGCGTGAGCCCGAAAGAGCTCCACAGACTGAGCGTGGAGAAGGCGGAAGATGGAGGGGCGATACCGCTTTATAATCAGCCCGTCCCGCAAGCGGATACGGTTCGCACGGAGGCTTTCAAAGCGTGGTTCGGAGACTGGGAGAATGACACGGAAAACGCCAGCCGTATTTTGGACTCAAACGGCGAGCCGCTGGCGGCCTATCGTGGAGACGCGGCCGGCATGACGTCTTTCGGCAGCGCGCAGGGAAATTATTTCATTTCAGATAAGGATACAGCCGAAGGCTATGCTGGAAAGAAGGGCTCTTTATATCCAGTGTATCTTAATATCCGCAACCCGTTCGTTTTTTCCGAGGAGAATGTCGCCTCTTTAAAGGAGGCTCTTTCCGCCCGTTTCGACGACTGGTTCGATATGGACGACTCGGAGCTGGCACACGACGGAGATTTCCAACGGCTCAGGGAGCTGTATGCGGCTTTCAGGAACGACGAGGGCTCAGTCGTGAGGGATTTATATAACGACTTCCTGCCGCAGATGGACGAGTCGATGGACGACGAGGAGGCCCGCGACCTAATGGGGCGTTCGCTCCACGATTTTTATGCGTTTGAGGCGCGCCAGCTTGATTTCAGGGATATGGATATTCTGAATCCATATTTGAGGATGCTGGGCTTCGACGGGGTGATCAGGCCTTACGATCCGCTGGCCACCGACGGCGGAAAATCGGAATATATCACCTTCAGCCCGGAACAGGTCAAGTCCGTGGAAAATACGGGGACGTTCGACGCGAATAACGAGAATATTTTTTATCAGCCTATAAATGAAGGCGTGGACGTCAATGAAATTGTCCGCGGCGTCGTTGTTCGGCCGAAGCTGTCTTTCGAAGAGGCGAAACAGGTAAAGGGAAATAGGGGGAAGAAGGCTTTCGCGAAGGGGCTGACTGGCGTGTACCGAAATGAGGATACGGGCTGGGATATATCCCTTTCGGTGGGGAATGTTTCCCATGCGGTGAACAGCGCGCTGACGGGCCCATTCGATTTTGAAAGGATGATCAATGTCCTTGAAGGGCTGCCGGAAATCATAAGAAGAGCCAAACTGATAGAAACCCACAAGGATAGGCACAAAGACAGTCAGGTAAAGAATATCCACAGAATGTACACTTCTGTGCGGCTCGTAGAGGATGCGTCTCCTACTTACACTGTCAAGCTGACCGTTAAAGAGATGGATGACGGGTATGCGGCGGAAGTTGAAGGTATATACCGCGCGTATGACGCAAAGGTAGAAAAAGAAGAAGCATCCGACGTCAAACGCGGACTGCTTCCTCATGATGAGGCTCCGATCCGCAACACGCCGGATACTTACGAGATAACTATAGGTGAAATGCTGTCAGGCGTCAAGGATAATGACGGAAATGTGTATCTTCAGCACGGCAAAGGCGCCCGCGGCGGGATCACCTTCAACCGCAAGACGGGGGAAGCGCTCGTCACTCTCTTCCGTACGGCGGACAGGAGCACATTTATCCACGAGATGGGGCATCTCATTCTTGAGGACCTTATCCGGTACGGCTACAACGCCGATCCCGATACGGAGATAAGCCGCGACTTGAGGACGGTCCTCGACTATCTCGGCATATCGAATATGGACCTTTCCGACCTCGGCAATCTAAACGACGAGCAGAAGGCCCGTTTCACCGAGGCCCATGAAAAGTGGGCCCGCGCCATGGAACTCTACGTAATGGACGGAGAGGCCCCGTCAAAGGCACTGCGCCCGGTCTTTCAGAAAATGCGCATGTGGCTGCTGGATATATATACAAACGCCAAGTTCGCCGGAGAGGAGCTGACGCCGGAGGTGCAGGACGTATTCGACAGGCTGCTGTCGACGCCTCAGGAGATAGACGAAGTCTATGCCTCCGAGACGACCGTCGGGGAATTGATCCGGGAGAACGAGCTGCTTAAGGAAAGACTGGACGCCTTGGAGAAAGAGGCGAAGCAGGAGGCGAAGAATAAGTTTCGTCTCGGCGAGGCGCTGGGCTATGACAGGGGCAAGAGCGAGGGAGAGCGGAACGCGCGATTCAAGCGCCCCGGGTTCGACTACAGGACGAAGAGCAGACGGGAGGCTATGTTCGAACGGTTCGAAAAAAGAAGGGCTTTGCTCAAGGACGTAGAAAATCTGCTTGAGACTATAAATCGCGACGTCAACGACGAAGAGGTCATTTGGTCGACGCAGCAGGAGATGCTGAAAAAGCTTACGGAAGCCCGCCAGATAGTCGACCTGAACGATACGGAGCTGGATAAGAAACGCCCGAACCGCCGGAGGCGCAAGTCGAAATTCGTCGCCGTCTACCCCACTCAGAAGATGAAGATGGCGGCCTCCCTCATGGAGGCTATAAAGAAGGATTTGGGCTTCGACTACAAAGACATAAATCCGTCCGACGCCCCCTTCGTGAAGCTGATCGAAAAGCTGGATGCCGCCGGCATGACGTTGAACGACCTGCGGCTTTCAGACGCCAAGCTTTCGGAGATAGCGGAGCTGGCCAAGGAGATAGGCGAGATACACGCCCGCGGCAGGAGGGAGTACAAGGTATGGCGGGCCGGCATCGTCGAGCGCCGCCAGACCGTGAACTCGGAGCTTATCTCGGCGCTTGAGAAAACGAGGGGCAGAAGGAAACGCGGCCCTGTGGCGAGGTCGTCCAACCTGTCGAAACAATATGACGGCGTCGCCGGAAAAGCGGAAAAGTTGAAAGACTGGACTTACGCCAACACGCTCGGCGCCATACGTTTGTTCGACTGGATAGGGCACGGTCTGGGAAAATTCGACAGCGCCTTCTCGAAGTATTGCGTGGACGAGGTGAACGCGGCCTACGACGAGAAGCTGACGCGCCTCCACGAACGTCACGCCGCGATGAACGCCAAAATGAAGGAGCTGGGGATAACCCTCCACGCCCTGAGTAAAGAGCGCGTCGTCGGCGGATATAAGTACAGCGTCGACCAGCTTCTTTCAATCTATACTGCGATGCAGAATGAGAAATCGCGTCAGGCCCTTGTTTTTGGAAACATGAGGGATCTGATACCCGACTCATGGTTTTTAGACAACGCGAAGAAGCACGACGGGCAGCTTCCGGCCGAGGCGCTGGCGCACATAGGAGAGTGCGCGAAGGCGCTGACGCCGCAGGAAAGGGAGCTGGCGGACTATGTGATTCAGGAGTACGACTCCCATTACGAAAGGCTGAACGATATTTTTATCGCGAATTTCAACCGGGGCATGATAAGAGAGGAGAGATACACCCCTATGCGCCGGTTGGAGTACACTTCCAAACACGGGCTCGTCGACGCAGGCGAGGAGGCGTACGCCAAGGGCGTCGCGGCGCAGGCCGGAGCTCGGAAGGCCGGACTTGAAATGGGCTTTTTGAATCCGCGGGTGATCCCCGGCAAAGAAATAAGCGAGAAACATCAAGCCCCCGTTGAGCTCGGACTGCTGTCGATATGGAACGAGCAGATCGACGCCATGGAGCACACGGCCGCCTTCGCGCGGATCGGGCCCGACCTTCATGCGGTGTTCACGGAGAACTTTGAGGACGCCGTGGGACGTTCGTACAATATTCCCAAGCTCATCCGCGAGAAGTTCGGATCGGGCGCGTGGAAGGCGGTAGAGGATTATATCAACCTCGTAAATCAGGATTCGCTCACGGCGGGCAAGAACGTGTTCGACCGCGCCGCCAACGCCATGGGCAAGAATATGGCTTACACGTATCTTGCGGCGAACGTCGGCACGGTATTGAAGCAGACGACTTCGATCCCGCGCTTTTTGATCACCGCCGGGCCGGCGCAGGTCGGATGCGCGATCGGCGAGTATATGCTAAACCCCGGGCGCTTCCTCGAAGAGGTGTACGCCCTCGACCCGCAGATGCGAAACCGCGTCCCGAACGCCTTTTTCAGCATAAATCAGTACGACCCGACGCTTATGGGCGACATGCGGTACGGATACAAAAAGACTATGGACGCGCTCATCGCCCCTGTCTCATATATGGACAGGGCGGTGGCGGCTATAGGCTGGAAGGCGACTTACAACTCGAACATAAAGCGGGGACTTTCGCACGACCAGGCCGTGCGCGCAGCACAGCGCGCCGTGCTGCTCACGCAGCAGGCCCCGATGATAAAGGACGCCCCGATGATATGGAGGCAGAGCGGACTCGCGAGGCTGCTGATGATTTTTACTTCAGACGCCGCCCCTGTGCTCGGAATGACCGTCTACGACCTGGCACAGTCCATAAAGCGCGGCGATCATCCGGCGTCGCTCTGCAACGTGGTGGCCCTTATGACGAGCGCCGTGTTGATGAAGGCGCTCGTAGACGGTATGCCAGACGACGACGATGATGAAAGCTGGGGCGAGTGGGTGCTGTCCGCCTTTTCAAGGCAGGCCTTAGAGTCAATTCCGCTGGTGGGAAAAGAACTGATGTCGTTCTGGGAGTCTTTCAGCGGCAGCGGGTATAAGGGCACGACGTATTCCGCCTTTGTGGCCCCCTTGTCGAAGCTGGCGCGCGGCTACGACGACATGACTGCCGAAGATGCGGACGAAGTCAGCCCGTACACGGGGATGTCGAAGTTTGAGCGCGGCGCCTGGAACGCGATCGAGGGCATATCGCTGCTGACCACCCCGTTGCCGGTCGTAGGTGCAAGGAGGCTGTATCAGGCCACGCAAAGCGCCGCCGACGGCGATCTCCTCCGCGCCCTGCAAACCATAATAGGGCAGAGGAAGAAAATAAAAAGATACGTAACGCCGCCGGTGTTTTGA